In Glycine soja cultivar W05 chromosome 10, ASM419377v2, whole genome shotgun sequence, the genomic stretch AAGAAATGTGATCAAAACTCAGAAGCAAGCCAATAAAACCGGTAGATGGTAACATGATAGTTTAGAGTATGAGGTGTCAAGGAGGTGGTGACATTTTTGCCATACTgtgcttcttttcttttattaaaattcagGGAGGGTACAGTATGATGCACATGTTATTATATCTTACCAGGAGAATATCATTACAAGCACTTAATATCATAACCTAAGTTTCGAAAAATACTTTAATTATCATTCTAAATTATAAAAGCAATCAAGGtaactaatatataatttaataacatacataattacaaaatataaacgAATATAGTCtacaaataagtttaatttaacaatataaaaactaatttttggtAATagcaaagaaggaaaaaaagatgtACGTACAGGAaagcaaaaagggaaaataaatacaGATAAAACTACCAATAATAATCGTTATGTGATAATGATTTCATTAAACAACCATTTTGTTTCTGTTATCATTCCAATTTAAATGCAAATTAAGATTAAGATATtgactaatttaataaaattgtaaataagaggaattaaaaaataatatccgCTAAAAGTGATAAGaattaaaaaggtaaaattgtaaataagaggaattgaaaaataatatcaaatttaataaaagaaatgaccattttcAGTCTATTCatagatataaattattaaaataaattttttaaagcacaaattaaaaaatatcaaaaattgatgaatcaaaatcatattttactttataattTAGCCTGTAAATTAAAACGTTACtccataaaatatcaaatttcgcTACTAGTAGAAAATTAAAGTGGATTCCAACttgtaacattaattaaaaagaatataaaagaaaagagaagaaaaaaaaaagggagtaaACGAGGGAGTGAATGGGGCATGGAAATGATGGTTGCAAAGTGGTCCTCTCTCTCTCCACCTTCTTTCCCTGCACCGATAATCTCGGCTctttcatttctctctctacaCTTTCTTTCGCTATCTGACTCACTCACTCCTTTGGCTTTCACTCCCACATGCCACAACCTCCTGATTCCTCTTAATTCCAGGTTCTTCTCTTCTAACACCCTTTTGCTTTTCCAATCCCAATTCCATGTTGCTTTCCTTGTGCAAGTGTTGCTTAATTCCTTTTCATTTCGATTTCGATGATGGGTATCTTCAATTTGAATCCttgcttttgtttgtttgtttgtttggttgGTTAATGGTTAGTACAatgagaagtgaagtgaaagttcaatttttttcgTTGGTGATGGTGATAGTGATGTGATGGGGTCATTGTGGTTGTTCAAGATTGTAATTTGACCTTGTTTTTGCTTACCCATTTGAGAGATTTGACTTGTACTGTGTGCAATTGAGTGTACTTGATCAATATGTGGGGATCACTGGTTGGACCGAAGATCGGGGCTCAACCTTTGAATTCCATGGTTTCTGTGTTGTTTTAGGCTTTTGGGGAATCTAAAGGTTTACTTCTGGTTCAATTGTGCGGTTTAACTGTTTTGAACTAAAACCTCCGGTGGTTAATTTATTTCCGGTATTTTTTTAAGCATTGCAGGTTTGATCAAGATTTTTGAAGTCTAATTTGCTGCTAAATGAGTATCTTAGCAACTGGTTCGCATTTTGTGAACTTTATGTATGATTGTTCTGCCTTTCCAATACGTTTAATTTCATTCTCAGTTCTGTGTTTGCTAATTTTCTCTGACAATTTGATCTAGTTGACattgaattatttataataactctTTGGCCCTCTATGTTGTACTCTCATCCTAACACCAAATGAAATGAGCTCTTAAATTTCTCTGTCTATTTGCATTTGTTAGTATTCACCTTTTTTCTTCCCATTTTGACGATTCTAGAGTATTTTTACACTCAATGTTCAAGTTTTGCTTCTGATCAGCTAAAAAAACATGGTTGACAGCTTTAGTTTGTTGATTCATTGccatttattttcatgtttgggCAGAAGTAAGAGTTAATGTGCCCCAGATTCTTTTGGTGGACAATGGCTTCTTGATTTTCATTGCTGGAGAAATGAGATTCTTGGTGGAGAAAACTTATCTTTAGTGATTGGTGAAATAGAGTGCATAACACAGCAGGCTTAAGAGCTTTCCAAAATGGATAGGTGCTGGTTTAATAAGTTCAAGCCAAAGGATAAAACACAGTCTTCAAAAAACAAGGAAACTAAAGGCATTGCAAAAGAAGGGTCAAAGCCCCTAACAAATGAAGAAGCACCTTCCAATGTGACCAAACAGAAGGTTGCAGCTGCAAAGCAGTACATAGAAAACCACTATAAGAAACAgatgaaggacttggaggagaGACAGGAACGGTATGTTTACTTTAACTTATATTTGGATCATTATGGTAGTACAATCTAAAGTAAATGATGAGTTTTCACGTAAAGTTGTTGTTTTAACATACTTATAGTCATCTCCAAAGAAGTATAAATGAGATATTTCTTTAGTGTCCTTGCTTTTAGTTGTCCCATTCCAAATAAGGTGCAACTTAGTATTCTTTGACATTGGAATATTATTTTGTATGATGTTCTTGATATATTGTCCTGTAAGACTTGTCTAAATGCCAAGCATGGAATCATGGATTGCTCACGGaaaatttgttttgttgttgttcttgacATATTGTCTTATATTGTCTCTGATGTGCTGTTATAGATTATGTGCAAGAAACTTCTGCAAATGGAAATTGCTGTAAGTTTTTAATAAGGTTAAACACATTATTCTTGCAGACGTAATATGCTAGAAAAAAAGTTGGCTGATGCTGAAGTCTCTGAGGAAGAGCAGAACAATTtgctaaaatattttgagaaaaagGAGAGGGAATACATGCGCCTTAAGAGGCATAAAATGGGGGCTGATGATTTTGAGCCCCTAACTATGATAGGGAAGGGTGCATTTGGGGAGGTATAGTCTGCCTTTATTTTcattgaagttaaaaaaaaactatgcttCTGATCTTTCACATATGTTACAAAAATTGTCAGATAATTTGCAACTTtgcaattttttccttttttataggtCAGAGTCTGCCGAGAGAAAACAACTGGTCATGTATATGCTATGAAGAAACTTAAGAAATCAGAGATGCTTCGCAGAGGCCAGGTAACAAAATAAGCAGGACTTGCtctcatttttaaaatgaatattgtCTTGTTATATTCATTGATTACTTTTTATCCCTGTTTAGGTTGAACATGTAAAAGCTGAGAGGAATCTACTTGCAGAAGTTGACAGCAACTGCATTGTAAAGCTTTATTGTTCCTTTCAAGATGAAGAGTATTTATATCTCATAATGGAGTATCTACCTGGTGGTGATATGATGACGTTGCTCATGCGAAAGGATATACTGACAGAAGATGAGGCCAGGTTCTATGTTGGGGAGACTGTCCTAGCTATAGAGTCGATtcataaacataattatattcatAGGTAAGCTCAAGCTTCAAATAGTCATGTTACACCATGAAAATCTTATTATATTAATCTTATGGTGGTCTTTTTTTCTTGCACATCAAAAAAGGtataatattcttattttgATATGCATTCCAGAGATATCAAGCCTGACAATTTGCTGCTAGATAGAAATGGTCACATGAAATTATCAGACTTTGGATTATGTAAACCACTGGACTGCAGTAATCTTCAGGAAAAGGACTTCTCTATTGGTAGCAACAGAAGTGGAGCCCTTCAGAGCGATGGGCGTCCGGTGGCTCCTAAAAGAAGCCAACAGGAGCAACTGCAGCATTGGCAGAAAAATAGGCGAATGCTTGTAAGTCACTCAATATACATAAACAGCCATTACTGCATTATGCCTTATGAACTTTCAGGTTAAGAGTTAGTTTTATTTCTTACCCTGTTTACTGACAAACtatgtatattataattatatattatttagtgGAAGATGAATTGTTCTTAATCAATATTCTTCATTGTGTATATACATTTGGTAACCTCTTGTTCTGACTTTGTTTTGGCAAGTTGCTGACCCCTGTTTTGACAAACTACGACATTTgaagcttttctttcttttcaatacTGCAGGCCTATTCTACAGTCGGAACACCTGACTATATTGCCCCCGAAGTTCTTCTGAAGAAAGGATATGGCATGGAATGTGATTGGTATTATCTAATgtgtttttctagttttcctTTTCAAAAATACCATGAAGTTCCCTTTGTTTTTGTAAACTTCATATTATTTCAATATGTTCTGATGAGATTTTGGTAATGTTTCCAGGTGGTCCTTGGGAGCGATAATGTATGAAATGTTAGTGGGGTATCCGCCCTTTTATTCAGATGAACCAATGTTGACTTGTAGAAAGGTAATGTCTGGATCAACTGTTGATGAATTGGGATGAATATTGTATAGATTGAGGTTTGACACATGTAGGATGTTgactacattgaattttggtaggCACCTGTGCCTAGAGAAAGCCTATATTACTAAATTATAAGTGAATGCTAAGTAAACTTACCAACATTGTTTACGACCTTAATATTGATATTTTGCCTGTGGATAGTTCTGAAAGCCTTAAAATTACTGGCATTGTCTGAAAAAAAGGTGGTGTTTTCCCAATTTAATTATGTTGAGAATTGCATCTTTCTATTCCTATGACCAGTCTTGGTTATTTATACTTTATAAGTGTCCATCATGATTCCCTTTATGTCTTTCCTTTactgtattttcttttatctttatcaatTATGATCATATTGTATCTGATACCTTCAAACTTGCAGATAGTAAATTGGagaagttatttaaaatttccaGAAGAAGTTAAACTTTCGGCAGAAGCAAAGGATCTTATTAGTAGACTCCTATGTAATGTGGACCAGAGGCTTGGAACCAAAGGGGCTGATGAAATAAAGGTGTTGTGGTGTGTTCTTTTCTGAATTCTATAATTTACTTTGGGTTACAGTTACATATTAACAACATAACTGGTTGGTCTATTATTTCCAGGCTCACCCATGGTTTAAAGGTATTGAATGGGACAAATTGTACCAAATGAAAGCTGCTTTTATTCCTGAGGTTAATGATGAATTAGATACTCAAAATTTTGAGAAGTTTGAAGAggtatattatatatgtttattttcatgGATATAGGTGTAATTTTTGTCTGCTGTTACAAACCAGTATCATGCTGCTTAATTTACTAATAATGTGTAGGTTGACAACCAAACTCAACCTTCCTCAAAATCAGGCCCATGGAGAAAGGTTAATTCTCGTTTTTgatattttgtatgttgttggTGTACTATAGTTGCAGTAATTGTGGTGTTCTTAATTTAACTGGCACAATATTTACTATGTGGGCTTTCAGTATCCCATTTCTTCTTCTATGAAGCTTAACTAATATGTGAGATTATTGGGGTTGTCAAAAGTAAAGCTGCTGTCATATGCTCCTATCCTATGTGTGTCTTTTTTTAGATTTATCTATCTAGTAATTTGTTTATTACTTATCTGCGTTGGTTTATCAATCTCGGATAGCAGTGTGTAGTAGCTAATTCTAAAATTGCTATAGTGAGAAGCAGAATGACtgctattttaaatattataatacaaaataaataagttatacTACACATGAAtactcaaaaaacaaaaactaaaaacccaaaattaaagaaaatcatGATAAATAACAATTCTTAGTTACTTTACGCACATATTCACCATCAATCTAGGAGCAATAAGAACATAGTAATTAAGtcagaaaataaaagatgatgGTGAAATTAATAGGAAAAGAACATAAcgaattagattaaaaaaaatagcagaATGTGAACTGGGTGGGAAGTCTAAAGGAAGGAGAAAGAACGGAATACAGTATAAAAAATTGTCACATAATGTGTGAAGGAATAGAGGTCAAAATAGAGCTAACTTTTTGTGGAATGTTTTACCCAAAAAGAACCCAAACATTGATGTTCCAGGGATAAAAATGGATTTTTCAAGCCTATATCATGGTAGCACTGCTATAGTGTGCAAAAAGCCACTATTTTGGCCACTATTTGAATCCAATAGAGGCTCAGCACTGCTCTGCTCTACTATCCCACTGATATGATTCAAGAATGATTACAAGGAAATTTGAATCTTCCTTgagttgattttttaaatttgtgcaagaacaagtaaaagaaaagggaaaacaaaagatTACCAAGATCGGCGCCACCTCCAAGAAGAGGTCAGCCTTGTGTAAAATTGCTACAAAAGTGTGAGAAACCCTTGATAAGATCCAAGCAATTGGGTTCCCCCCAAGAACCCTAAGAGAAGCAAAGTTCTcgattttaatatttcattcaATTGTGTCCTTTGAGTACATTGGTTTGCCCTATATATAGTCAAAGATAACATTCCCtatatcttaaataaaaaaagaaggaaatgtATTCTTAATTAATGCAATTGATGTTTTCTAATGTCCCTAATAAATATAGTCCTAATTAATGCTATGGATGTTTCCTTAGTTGTCAATAGTGGCACTGTAGTGCCAAAGCAGTGTGGAGTGACACTGGGCCGTTACAAGGAGGCCATAGCATCTCAGTTTAGTTGTGCGGCTGTCACAACTGCTATCACGGAGTGGCCGAAATCACGGTGGAGCAGGTGCTTTGTGGACGCTAcattgaaataattttgaaatccaTTGGAAATTGTTGAGGTCCGCAAAATACCCTTACTGAATGATAACTAGTGGGGGTATTTTTGGGAATTTTCACATATCAGCTTTAAAGAAAGAACGAAAAAACCTTTGACCCTTTATTCTTCTCCTCTGACGTGCATGATCAACCTCTCcaatcttgttcttctctggCAACCAACCCACTCCGTTTTTCGAGGACCACCTTCTCTTTTCAGCCAGCCCCCTTCTCTTCCACTCCTGCaggtttcttctatttttggttttgtttctgtgttctgtttctctttttccttcctcttCCATATCTTCCActtctattttcctttttgtcctctgttttcctctttctctttcacccactattatttttttttcttcctcactAACTATTTTTTagcatatgtatatatatatatatatatatatatatatatatatatatatatatatatattattaataatttaatatatatgaaaaatattagaatagcaGTCATCTTGCTATCCCATTTTTGGGGTTGATCACTCTGCACCACTATCCATGGTTGACAACTATGGATATTTCCTAATTAATATAATCTTACTTTAATGCTATGAATATGTCAAACAGAAatcctaaaattaaaatgatttgaatagCCCAACAACCCATGCAGCccaaaatacaaaaattcaaagcaaATTACAAGCCCAAATACGTCTAAACAAGGTCTTAATTGGATACAAACTCAAACACGCTTAAATAAGTTCCTAACTGGGGTCCTCTTCAATGTAGATTAATTTGGTTCTTTGTCCATATTTTGCTTGAGGTCGAATATGTTGATCTCAGGCTAAATAATATTCTTGAAGCTTTGGTTTTTAACTTTGCTGAATGGCATtgtgtgatccatgtagccgacctcacctagtgggataatgctttgttgttattgttgaatatgttgatcaccttttgttatAAAGCTTCCTTGGTTCTCTTGGCTTTTGGCCAAGTCATAGGTCCTCCTAGCGCAATTAAAGGATCCTACTTCTTAGCTTGCCCTTTTTCATTTGATGGCCTTCCTTGATTTTCAGCACCTGCTATAGCACCACTATAGTGTGCTATTGAGTATTGACTACTATATGAAACAATAAATATCTTAGACATATTGTTATGCTTGTAGCAAGCTGTCAATGGAACCCATTAGTTTGCAGacaatattatttactttaGATGACATTGGGATTTTACTCAACTTTTGATAACAGAAACTCTGAATACAAATACCTCTTCGTTGGAATTCATGGATCATTAGTGTTGATGAGGAATATCCAAGTCTGGATTTGTAATTTGACCTGTTATTTCTGCAGATGCTGTCATCTAAAGATGTCAACTTTGTCGGGTACACATATAAGAACTATGAAATCGTGAATGATGATCAACTACCTGAAATTGGTTTgtacattttcaattttatgtgcatatttgtttatgttttgtttaaaccctttcatcatttttgttttataattagaaAGTTCCTCTTTAATATATTGCTTCTAATACTCTTAGATTCTTTTACTCCTGTGACATTTCTGAATCTAATGGAAGGTTCTGTGCTCTATCAATTTATTGCTCTAAACCTTGTCTATTTGAGCTTTATATTGTGGGGCTGAACATGAGGTTTATATTGCTAGGGGATGGAAGATTTTATCGAGTAAATGCACTTGTATAAacttgcacacacacacacacacactttagCAGTAACTTAGTTTTAACttgcaaatatattttaccCTCTAATAATTAATGTATTGTTGTCTACTTTCCGAAGTTTTATCAACGGTTTTCAGCTTATTGAAACCCTTTTTATTGTGGTCTTTAATGCAACAAGCCTTTGGAAAAAATGATGCAGCttgttaaagaaagaaaagtatgTATGTTATTGCTACCCCTTGCAAATTTCTTGTTGATGCATCAATTGActataatttcaataaaatgtGATTTTGCTGAAGATCATGCTGCTGATCCTTGTTGTTTATTATACCTTATGCGTTTGTTGTTTTTATTACCCCCCAAAGCcaaatttattgttcttttccaAATTGATTCATCACTGCACTAATCTTCAAGCTTTGCATATGTTGTTACCAGCCGAATTGAAGAAGAGCACAAAACCTAAGCGGCCATCTATCAAGACCCTATTTTGTAAGCATGTGTTCATTGTTTTATGCCTTGTGCGTAGTATACTTGTTGATTAGCTTGAGATCTAGTGGTTCACTTCAGTTATGAGTAATGCTATGGCACCAAATAACTCCATCATAGAACTATACATCCTTCTTCATGGCATTATGGGGTAGTTTCTCACATCTCtgaaattttagaatattaaatcTCTTATCTGGTGATAATTTAAGAGTTatgttaatgataataaactatTACTGATGTTTGTGTTAATAAGGTTTTCTCAAGTAATAGATCAGCAATTCCTgggaaaacattaaaaatatgcaTAATAGTTGCTTAAGGCAACACTATTTGGATTGGATCGTGGATCAGGGATAAAAGTATGCTGAATATTGAAATTGGAAATCTATGCTGAATATTGAAATTGGAAATCCATGCTGAATATTGATGTTGAACAATTCAATTTCAAGGGCAAAAGGCAAAGATGTCTTCACtattagttattaaaaattgaagcaCGAACGGTTGAAAATTTTAAGTGTCTTTTGGTTAATAAGTTGAGCTAATTACATGCTACAGATGATGAATCGGCTACAACTGCTAATCAACCTGCCCAAGGGAGCTTCTTAAAACTCTTACCTACTCAACCGGAAGTTCCTGAGAAGAGTGAATCTCAATGATCCCAAATAGTAACATTTTACAGGACTCTTGCATGGCCATTGAGGTATGACCAAATGCTGAGTTGAAAACTGATTGTTTTAGTCTTTCCCACATTCTTTTGTTAGTTTGGCGTGGATAGTTATGGGAGCAAAGGCTCTGAAACTTTGTGGTTTTGGATAGCTGGGTTTTGGGTTGACTGGGATATTTGTCTGTAGAAAAAGCTTTGAAGGTATGTATTCTTTACATTTTTGGTTGGTGATGTATTCTTTTGTTCACCATTTATCAAGCTGCAATGTGTTGAAAATCCAAGTTAATTCTTGTAATTAAGTTACTGCTGAAGTGCTGACAAGGATGTGCAATTCTCACATTCTTTTACTATCATGTAGAGATTCATTAGTTTGTAAGgttacattttttctttcttctctcacTTCAAAAGGTCTAATTTTTACAAAGTAAATCCGTATgctcattttctttcttctttattgCATGCCCCATCTTGTTTTTTGGGCttgttagtattattttttaaccgaGGCTGTGTATGGGATGTCAGATTACATAATGTTTCGATATCCGACATTAAttccttatttattatttcttcaagataaaataattattactgaCAGATTGTTTGGATTGGTTTGGTTTAGTATCAACTGTCAAGATAGGTGGTATGTTTGGAATGACAGAATATGAAAGGATTGATAATGGAGGGATGGAAAAGaacacttttttcttcttctttttcctccatttatacattttataatttttttgcgaTACTCATAGTTAATTGTAATCCTTGCAATTTGGGGAGGAAAGATTTCGGAAGgggtaatttataaataaaacactAAAATTATTCTTACTCTTTAagaatacttttattttatatatatatatatatatatatacacacacatatttttcttttctttcgtttgttttactaaataattataaaatcatctctttttctgttt encodes the following:
- the LOC114371242 gene encoding serine/threonine-protein kinase tricorner-like, coding for MDRCWFNKFKPKDKTQSSKNKETKGIAKEGSKPLTNEEAPSNVTKQKVAAAKQYIENHYKKQMKDLEERQERRNMLEKKLADAEVSEEEQNNLLKYFEKKEREYMRLKRHKMGADDFEPLTMIGKGAFGEVRVCREKTTGHVYAMKKLKKSEMLRRGQVEHVKAERNLLAEVDSNCIVKLYCSFQDEEYLYLIMEYLPGGDMMTLLMRKDILTEDEARFYVGETVLAIESIHKHNYIHRDIKPDNLLLDRNGHMKLSDFGLCKPLDCSNLQEKDFSIGSNRSGALQSDGRPVAPKRSQQEQLQHWQKNRRMLAYSTVGTPDYIAPEVLLKKGYGMECDWWSLGAIMYEMLVGYPPFYSDEPMLTCRKIVNWRSYLKFPEEVKLSAEAKDLISRLLCNVDQRLGTKGADEIKAHPWFKGIEWDKLYQMKAAFIPEVNDELDTQNFEKFEEVDNQTQPSSKSGPWRKMLSSKDVNFVGYTYKNYEIVNDDQLPEIAELKKSTKPKRPSIKTLFYDESATTANQPAQGSFLKLLPTQPEVPEKSESQ